The DNA window ATTATCAGAAGTTACCCCCTGCGCCATATCCTTATTTTCTTCTTCAAGGTTGGCTATATCCTGCTTTAGCTGCTGTTCCTTTTCCTCAAACTCTTTTTTCATGCGGTGGTATTCCTCACGGGTAATATCGCCGTTTTTCCAATCCACATAAAGCCCTGTGCTGATACCCGAAATCTTTTCAAGCTCCTGTTTCCGCAGCTTGATAGAAGCGGTCAGCCGTTTGGAAACGGTGCGGGGGGCGGGAGCATTGTTTATGTCGTTGATAAGCTCTGCCATGCCGTCAATCAGTGCAATTTGCTTTTGAATGGTTTCCAGAACAATACTTTCGAGCTTATCATTTCTAATGGAGTGTCGGGTACATAATCCCGTCGTGTTATTTGTTCTGCAAGCATAGTACACAAGATTTTTTGATGTTCTGCGTCCCATTGATTTTCCGCAATCGGCACAACGTAGGAAACCGGAAAAGGTGTATAGCTGCCCGGACTGTGGAGCGGTTCGCGTGTCCCTCTGCATTAGCCCCTGTGCTTTATCAAAGGTTTCTTTGTCAATAATCGGTTCGTGGGTGTTCTCAACAATAAACCATTCGCTTTCAGGTGTGTTAATCCTTTTATGCACCTTATAGCTCTTTACTTTCTGCTTTCCCTGCACCATATGACCTAAGTACATTTGATTGGTAAGAATAGCGGTAATGCTGCGGGCAGACCATAGCGGTTCATTGTTCACAATGGCGGGGTTATGGTACTTCATGCCGTTTTGCCGCTTATAAGCAGCGGGGCAAAGGGTTCCCATGCCAATTAGCTTTTTCACAATCCCGTTTTTGCTCATTCCGTCCCGAACAAACCAGTGAAAAATATCCTGCACAATCGGGGCGGTTTCATTATCCACAATTAAGCAATGTTTGTCGTCAGGGTCTTTTAAGTAACCATATGGTGCAAAGGCTCCGATAAACTCACCCTTTTTGCGCTTCATGTTAAAGGTTCCTCGGACTTTGATTGAGGTTTCCCGGCAGTGGTTTTCATTGTACATACTCTGGATAGAAACGCCCATTTCGTACACTTCATCAGGGTTTTTATAACTATCCAGTTTAGGAAGCTCCAAAGAGATAAACCGTACATCTTTTACAACAAACAGATGTTGCAGATACTTTTTGCACTCCCAGTCGTTACGGCTCAAACGCGACAAGTCTTTGACTATGACACAATTTACAATGCCCTTGTCAATATCTTCAAGCATACGCTGAAAGTTTTCCCGGTCGCTGTCTGTGCCAGTGCAGCCATCGTCAATATAGATATCCACAAGCTGCATTTCTTCCTCAAGCATGAGGTTTTCCAAATACTCTTTTAATCGTTGACGTTGGTTTTTTACGCTGTAACTTTCGTCGTTTCCGTCCTCTCTGGATAGCCGGATATACAAAGCCACTTTCCATAGAGCGAGGATTTGTTTGGTTTTATCAAGGCTTTTTCTTACACGAGCCATTATACCTCCCGTCCTCTATAATCACATTATAATTATACCATAGTTGAGCTAAAAAGTCACTGTGTATGATGTGTAAGTTCCTATTATTTAGACTTTTTTTAAGCTGATAAAAAAGTCTTTCAGCTTGTTTTTTAGCTCGTCACCCGCAGGCTCAAACCTTACACGAACAGCACTGTCACCGAACAAAAAGCAATAAGGGTTTTTCACCTGCTCTAAATAATTTATCATTCTCTGTTCCGGGGGCAGGTTCGTATCAATCTTGATTCCACGAATATCCACAAGCCCGGTTTTATCTATCTTTTCTATTCCTGACTGGCTCATTTCGTCCAGTTGTTTTACTGTCAACATTTGTTCCCCCTCCTTTTAGGTATTCCATACAGCATATGCAAAACCGCTTGTACGGTATGTTGTCAAAAAAAGAGGCTTTAATCGGACGGTTTTAGCAAAACCTCACGGGAATTTCACCCCTGCATGGTTCTCATGCAGCCCTACCCATTGCCTGCGACGCTTTAAACGCTCGGACTATGGCTATAAGGGAGTATCATTATACCTTTTTGCGTGTTGTCGCCCGCAAGCCGCTACACTTGCATTGAGTTGTGATGTTGTTCGCTCTCTCTGAAATAAAGGTCATGGCGCACCCAACCTGTGGCTCGGCACAAAAAGAACGTATCCGATTTGCCTTATGATGCGTTGGTGTTTTCTTCCGACGCTTTCTTTGTCAAGGAGCAAAAGCAGGGTAAGGTTTTACACTCTGCGGAAAGGGGGGCGCAGGGTGCTTAACTCAAACCTTGAATGAAAGGACAGCCCGCATGAGCTTTGACCGCAAGCGGTCCCGTATGTCCTCATCTATGCCGTAGTAGGTATTGCCGCGCTCGTCGCGGAGCTTTCGCATAGACAGGCTGGCTATGTAGCTTTCGTACTTCTGTACGACAATTTTCATAGCTTCCGGGTCGCCCTTTGTTGCGGCTATGATTACCGGGTAGGGTAACAAGCCGCGTTCGTCTTGTTCGGTGTTACCAATCATTTCAATCATAGGCGCGTTCCTCCAAATAGCGTTTTAGTAACTCAAAAGAGCTTGTCCGTCGATACTGTACGGTGCTTCTCGGAATTTTATAGAGTTCTGCGATTTCCACGTCGCTCATTTCAAAGAAATAATACAGTAAGACGGCGTTGCGTTTTTCTTCCGGCAAGCTGTGCAGGGCTTCGGCAAGCAGCTTTGCGGTGATTTCCTTTCCCGCCACACAAAAGGATTGTTCAGCTTCATCATCTGCAAAATAGCGGTCATAGGTGTAAAGCTGATTTTCCTCCTGCGGGGTAAGGTCTGAAAAAGTTACCTCGCGTAACTGCTGCCATTTCGTCTGCTTGTGGGCGTTGGCTGCTTCGTTCTTCAACGTCCGTTTGCAAAAGCCGTTAAAGGCGCAACGGA is part of the Proteiniborus sp. MB09-C3 genome and encodes:
- a CDS encoding sigma-70 family RNA polymerase sigma factor, with product MNEPVRTQWQIRCAFNGFCKRTLKNEAANAHKQTKWQQLREVTFSDLTPQEENQLYTYDRYFADDEAEQSFCVAGKEITAKLLAEALHSLPEEKRNAVLLYYFFEMSDVEIAELYKIPRSTVQYRRTSSFELLKRYLEERAYD
- a CDS encoding DUF6870 family protein; amino-acid sequence: MLTVKQLDEMSQSGIEKIDKTGLVDIRGIKIDTNLPPEQRMINYLEQVKNPYCFLFGDSAVRVRFEPAGDELKNKLKDFFISLKKV
- a CDS encoding helix-turn-helix domain-containing protein; the protein is MIEMIGNTEQDERGLLPYPVIIAATKGDPEAMKIVVQKYESYIASLSMRKLRDERGNTYYGIDEDIRDRLRSKLMRAVLSFKV
- a CDS encoding recombinase family protein; this translates as MARVRKSLDKTKQILALWKVALYIRLSREDGNDESYSVKNQRQRLKEYLENLMLEEEMQLVDIYIDDGCTGTDSDRENFQRMLEDIDKGIVNCVIVKDLSRLSRNDWECKKYLQHLFVVKDVRFISLELPKLDSYKNPDEVYEMGVSIQSMYNENHCRETSIKVRGTFNMKRKKGEFIGAFAPYGYLKDPDDKHCLIVDNETAPIVQDIFHWFVRDGMSKNGIVKKLIGMGTLCPAAYKRQNGMKYHNPAIVNNEPLWSARSITAILTNQMYLGHMVQGKQKVKSYKVHKRINTPESEWFIVENTHEPIIDKETFDKAQGLMQRDTRTAPQSGQLYTFSGFLRCADCGKSMGRRTSKNLVYYACRTNNTTGLCTRHSIRNDKLESIVLETIQKQIALIDGMAELINDINNAPAPRTVSKRLTASIKLRKQELEKISGISTGLYVDWKNGDITREEYHRMKKEFEEKEQQLKQDIANLEEENKDMAQGVTSDNPYFEAFRKYKNICSLDRGIVAELIKVIHIHEGGDVTIDFNFADQHRRIVEFIENNRKELTVVENNKVG